Proteins from one Pagrus major chromosome 1, Pma_NU_1.0 genomic window:
- the LOC141000688 gene encoding ATP-dependent RNA helicase DDX39A, whose protein sequence is MAETDVDNELLDYEEDEEPQGAPESGTPASKKEVKGSYVSIHSSGFRDFLLKPELLRAIVDCGFEHPSEVQHECIPQAILGMDILCQAKSGMGKTAVFVLATLQQIEPVDGQVSVLVMCHTRELAFQISKEYERFSKYMPTVKVSVFFGGMAIKKDEEVLRKNCPHIVVGTPGRTLALIANKSLNLKNVKHFVLDECDKMLEQLDMRRDVQEIFRLTPHEKQVMMFSATLSKEIRPVCRKFMQDPMEVFVDDETKLTLHGLQQYYCKLKDSEKNRKLFDLLDVLEFNQVVIFVKSVHRCVALSQLLVEQNFPAIAIHRGMAQEERLSRYQQFKDFQRRILVATNLFGRGMDIERVNIVFNYDMPEDSDTYLHRVARAGRFGTKGLAVTFVSDETDAKTLNDVQDRFEVNVAELPDEIDISSYIEQSR, encoded by the exons ATGGCAGAGACTGACGTAGACAATGAACTTCTGGACTATGAGGAAGACGAGGAGCCCCAGGGAGCCCCCGAGAGTGGGACCCCCGCAAGCAAGAAGGAGGTGAAGGGGTCCTATGTATCCATCCACAGCTCAGGCTTCAGGGACTTTCTTCTCAAACCAGAGCTGCTTCGTGCCATTGTCGACTGTGGTTTTGAGCATCCCTCAGAAG tgcaACATGAGTGTATTCCCCAAGCTATCCTGGGCATGGACATCTTGTGTCAGGCCAAGTCTGGTATGGGAAAGACAGCAGTGTTTGTACTGGCCACCCTGCAGCAGATTGAACCTGTGGATGGTCAG GTGTCTGTCCTTGTAATGTGCCACACGCGAGAGTTGGCCTTCCAGATCAGCAAAGAGTATGAGCGCTTCTCCAAGTACATGCCCACTGTCAAGGTCTCTGTGTTCTTCGGTGGCATGGCCATTAAGAAGGACGAGGAGGTCCTGAGGAAGAATTGCCCTCACATTGTCGTTGGAACTCCAGGACGTACCCTGGCCCTGATTGCCAACAAGAGCCTCAACTTGAAGAACGTTAAGCACTTTGTGCTTGACGAGTGCGACAAGATGTTGGAGCAGCTGG ACATGAGGCGTGACGTCCAGGAGATCTTCAGGCTGACACCCCATGAGAAGCAGGTTATGATGTTCAGTGCAACGCTAAGCAAGGAGATCCGCCCAGTGTGCCGCAAGTTCATGCAGGAT CCCATGGAAGTGTTTGTAGATGACGAGACAAAGCTGACTCTCCACGGCTTACAGCAGTATTACTGCAAGTTGAAGGACAGTGAGAAGAACCGAAAGCTCTTCGACTTGCTTGATGTGCTCGAGTTCAACCAG GTGGTGATTTTTGTCAAGTCAGTGCATCGCTGTGTGGCTCTGTCTCAGCTGCTGGTGGAGCAAAATTTCCCTGCCATCGCCATCCACAGGGGCATGGCACAGGAGGAGCG GTTATCCCGTTACCAGCAGTTTAAAGACTTCCAGCGGCGGATCCTGGTTGCGACCAACCTGTTTGGCCGGGGCATGGACATTGAGCGAGTCAACATCGTCTTCAACTACGACATGCCAGAGGATTCCGACACATACCTTCACAGA GTGGCCCGTGCCGGCAGGTTTGGGACCAAAGGCCTGGCCGTCACTTTTGTGTCTGACGAGACGGACGCTAAGACCCTGAATGACGTCCAAGACCGATTCGAGGTCAATGTAGCAGAGCTACCAGATGAGATCGATATCTCCTCCTACA TTGAACAGTCCAGATGA
- the LOC141000696 gene encoding CCN family member 1-like translates to MAFLIYLTLLTTAVITQVTASCPAVCECPSEPRLCPPGVSAVPDGCGCCKVCAAQLNQDCSPVRPCDHHKGLECNYGNDVTMAWGICRAKSEGRTCEYNGRIYQNGESFRAGCKHQCTCIDGAVGCAPLCSNKLPPASPSCPYPRLVRIPGQCCFSVDCHKGTWRLPPKHQVPPAQQHLPTPQHHPAPHQPDNELANELADVKSSGWENEHGYKHLPEWNHLKEKKCPVQTTEWSQCSRSCGMGVSSRITNKNPQCKLERETRICTVRPCQGLTAPTKKGKKCTPAQKAPEPTRLSYGECVSVRLYRPNYCGVCTDGRCCSPRRTRTVPVTFVCPDGERFQRSAMFIQSCKCSDDCGHLNEVALPPQHWMYGDTHKFID, encoded by the exons ATGGCGTTTCTGATATACCTGACTCTCCTGACAACAGCCGTCATCACACAG GTGACTGCTAGCTGCCCAGCAGTGTGTGAGTGCCCCAGCGAGCCCCGGCTTTGTCCTCCAGGAGTTAGCGCTGTGCCAGATGGATGTGGCTGCTGCAAGGTGTGCGCTGCGCAGCTTAACCAGGACTGCAGCCCCGTGAGGCCTTGCGATCACCACAAAGGGCTGGAGTGTAATTACGGCAACGATGTGACCATGGCCTGGGGCATCTGTCGAG CAAAATCAGAGGGACGCACATGCGAGTATAATGGCAGGATCTACCAGAATGGCGAGAGCTTCCGTGCCGGCTGCAAACACCAGTGTACCTGCATCGATGGCGCGGTCGGCTGCGCTCCTCTCTGTAGCAACAAGCTGCCACCTGCCTCACCATCCTGCCCCTACCCACGACTGGTCAGGATACCCGGGCAGTGCTGCTTCAGCGTCGACTGCCATAAGGGCACCTGGCGGCTCCCACCTAAGCatcag GTGCCTCCAGCACAACAACACCTGCCCACACCTCAGCACCATCCTGCCCCGCACCAGCCTGACAACGAGCTAGCCAACGAGCTTGCTGACGTCAAGTCCAGCGGCTGGGAGAATGAACATGGCTACAAACACCTGCCTG AGTGGAATCACCTGAAAGAGAAGAAGTGTCCAGTCCAGACCACTGAGTGGTCCCAGTGCTCCCGCAGCTGTGGGATGGGCGTGTCTTCTCGTATCACCAACAAGAACCCCCAGTGCaagctggagagagagacgagAATCTGCACCGTACGGCCATGCCAGGGCCTCACTGCCCCCACCAAG AAAGGGAAGAAGTGCACCCCAGCCCAGAAAGCCCCAGAGCCCACCCGCCTGTCCTATGGAGAATGTGTGAGTGTCCGCCTCTACCGGCCCAATTACTGCGGCGTGTGCACGGATGGACGGTGCTGCTCGCCACGTCGCACACGCACCGTCCCCGTGACCTTTGTCTGCCCGGACGGCGAGCGTTTCCAGAGGTCGGCCATGTTCATCCAGTCATGTAAATGCAGCGACGACTGCGGCCACCTGAATGAAGTGGCCCTCCCTCCGCAGCACTGGATGTACGGAGATACACACAAGTTCATAGACTAG